The Phycisphaerales bacterium AB-hyl4 genome includes a window with the following:
- a CDS encoding helix-turn-helix domain-containing protein, whose translation MSKQRSEQSANRQPRWNVDVADRLAAQCFFIQRLERRTGTSFHRQPGIEIHLTDEGRGRLHVAGQAIDHAARHVMIFPGEAAHELHADPETAYRRTVICFDHTRLASVGREAGVPLLDVRWLDTQPVHHLRLGLSAYTELASLCEQMDNEALLTRTGWQAMGLALLTQIMARLQRWAAAQATLGVHVGPEDGSDLVQLGCAYVQEHLDEDLSLERVAGVLGVSSAHLTRSFRLHVGVPFHQYVLAQRVREACRLMYERPNVSLTRIAMQLGFGSSSSFSRTFRRITGQSPTAYRQQGRRGV comes from the coding sequence GTGAGCAAGCAGCGGTCCGAGCAATCCGCGAATCGCCAGCCACGTTGGAACGTGGACGTTGCCGACCGGCTCGCGGCGCAATGTTTTTTCATCCAGCGATTGGAGCGGCGGACGGGCACGTCATTTCACCGTCAGCCAGGCATTGAGATACACCTTACCGACGAGGGTCGCGGTCGGCTGCATGTCGCCGGCCAGGCGATCGATCACGCGGCCCGGCATGTGATGATCTTCCCCGGCGAGGCGGCGCACGAACTGCACGCCGACCCGGAAACGGCGTATCGACGTACTGTGATCTGCTTCGACCATACGCGCCTCGCATCGGTCGGACGAGAGGCGGGCGTGCCGCTGCTGGATGTGCGGTGGCTCGACACGCAGCCGGTGCATCACCTTCGCCTGGGGCTGTCGGCGTACACGGAACTGGCCTCGCTTTGTGAGCAGATGGACAACGAAGCGCTGCTCACGCGAACCGGCTGGCAGGCGATGGGGCTGGCGCTGTTGACGCAGATCATGGCCCGGCTGCAACGATGGGCGGCGGCGCAGGCGACGCTGGGCGTTCATGTCGGCCCGGAAGATGGGTCCGATCTTGTGCAGCTTGGCTGCGCTTATGTTCAGGAACATCTCGACGAAGACCTTTCGCTCGAACGCGTGGCGGGCGTGCTTGGTGTCAGCTCGGCGCACCTGACACGATCGTTTCGGCTGCATGTGGGCGTGCCGTTTCATCAGTATGTGCTTGCGCAGCGCGTGCGCGAGGCGTGCCGGTTGATGTACGAACGGCCGAACGTATCGTTGACGCGCATCGCGATGCAACTGGGCTTTGGCAGTTCGTCGAGCTTCAGCCGAACGTTTCGGCGGATCACCGGCCAGAGCCCCACGGCGTATCGGCAGCAGGGGCGTCGAGGGGTTTGA
- a CDS encoding Rieske (2Fe-2S) protein, with the protein MDELQPGQSKVVDVAGKSVGVFHEGGTYHAVLNFCPHAGAPICLGRVRGAVVVDDEGRTGYDHERRVLRCPWHHWEFDLATGKPLTAIREKLKTYPVRVEGDEIQVDI; encoded by the coding sequence GTGGACGAACTGCAGCCGGGGCAGTCGAAGGTGGTTGATGTGGCGGGGAAGTCGGTGGGGGTGTTTCACGAAGGTGGGACGTATCACGCGGTGCTGAACTTTTGTCCGCATGCCGGTGCGCCGATCTGCCTCGGTCGCGTGCGCGGTGCGGTGGTGGTGGATGACGAGGGGCGAACGGGCTACGACCACGAACGGCGGGTGTTGCGGTGTCCGTGGCATCACTGGGAGTTTGATCTGGCGACGGGCAAGCCGTTGACTGCGATTCGAGAAAAGTTGAAGACGTACCCGGTGCGCGTGGAAGGTGATGAGATTCAGGTTGATATCTGA
- a CDS encoding hydantoinase B/oxoprolinase family protein yields MNTTNHDTATLDPIELEVFKHLFASIAEEMGVRLMRSAYSPNIKERRDFSCAIFDPQGDMIAQAAHIPVHLGSAPLSVKAVLEKFDPATMRPGDRFIVNDPYAGGTHLPDITVVAPCFLTATPNAAAPPDFYVANRAHHADVGGITPGSLPISQHIDDEGVRIPPSRLTEDLITNICNQTRTPDERRGDLLAQCAALDVGITRLTSLTEHHTPERLAHCAAALQDYTARFVRNLIHKLPDGQYHFHDLLDDDGHGNNDIAIRCTLTIAADHATVDLRESDDQTLGPVNAVRAIALSATMYVFRCLAASDPGSDIPSNSGVLRPVTLLTRPGSIVDATYPAAVAGGNVETSQRIVDTLFGAIAQALPDIAPAASAGSMNNLTIGSTENMSDVASRMSNLTQTPPGPSNIPHPTSHIPHSHPPFAYYETLAGGAGAGPHAPGGHAIHTHMTNTLNTPVEALEHAYPFRVQAYAIRTGSGGAGKHAGGDGLIRRYTFDTPVQLTLLTERRRHAPYGLAGGEPAQPGRNILIHPNGKREPLPGKCTITCQPGDTLEIQTPGGGGWGTPRSI; encoded by the coding sequence ATGAACACCACCAACCATGACACCGCCACGCTCGACCCGATCGAGCTTGAAGTCTTCAAACACCTGTTCGCTTCCATCGCTGAAGAAATGGGCGTCCGCCTCATGCGCTCCGCCTACTCGCCCAACATCAAAGAGCGGCGCGACTTCTCCTGCGCCATCTTTGACCCGCAAGGCGACATGATCGCCCAGGCAGCACACATCCCCGTCCACCTCGGCTCCGCGCCACTGTCGGTCAAAGCCGTGCTCGAAAAGTTCGACCCCGCCACAATGCGCCCCGGCGACCGCTTCATCGTCAACGACCCCTACGCCGGCGGCACACACCTGCCCGACATCACCGTCGTCGCCCCCTGTTTCCTCACCGCCACGCCAAACGCTGCCGCCCCGCCAGACTTCTACGTCGCCAACCGCGCACACCACGCCGACGTCGGCGGCATCACGCCCGGCTCGCTGCCCATCTCACAACACATCGACGACGAAGGCGTCCGCATCCCACCCTCCCGCCTCACCGAAGACCTGATCACCAACATCTGCAACCAGACCCGCACGCCCGACGAACGCCGCGGCGACCTGCTCGCGCAATGCGCCGCCCTCGACGTCGGCATCACCCGACTCACCTCACTCACCGAACACCACACGCCTGAGCGCCTCGCCCATTGCGCCGCCGCGTTGCAGGACTACACCGCCCGGTTCGTCCGCAACCTCATCCACAAACTCCCCGACGGCCAATATCACTTCCACGACCTGCTCGACGACGACGGCCACGGCAACAACGACATCGCCATCCGTTGCACCCTCACCATCGCAGCCGACCACGCCACCGTCGACCTCCGCGAAAGCGACGACCAGACGCTCGGCCCCGTTAACGCCGTCCGCGCGATCGCCCTCTCCGCCACCATGTACGTCTTCCGCTGCCTCGCCGCCAGCGACCCCGGCAGCGACATCCCCTCCAACTCCGGCGTCCTCCGCCCCGTCACCCTGCTCACCCGCCCCGGCTCCATCGTCGACGCCACCTACCCCGCCGCCGTCGCAGGCGGCAACGTCGAAACCAGCCAGCGCATCGTCGACACCCTCTTCGGCGCGATCGCCCAGGCACTGCCCGACATCGCCCCCGCCGCCAGCGCCGGCTCGATGAACAACCTCACCATCGGCAGCACGGAGAACATGTCGGATGTGGCATCGCGAATGTCGAATCTCACCCAAACGCCCCCCGGCCCCTCCAACATCCCCCATCCAACATCCCACATTCCACATTCCCACCCGCCTTTCGCCTACTACGAAACGCTCGCCGGCGGCGCGGGCGCAGGCCCCCACGCGCCCGGCGGCCACGCCATCCACACTCACATGACCAACACCCTCAACACCCCCGTCGAAGCGCTCGAACACGCCTACCCCTTCCGCGTCCAGGCCTACGCCATCCGCACCGGCTCAGGCGGCGCGGGCAAACACGCAGGCGGCGACGGACTCATCCGACGATACACCTTCGACACCCCCGTCCAACTCACACTGCTCACCGAACGCCGACGCCACGCTCCCTACGGCCTCGCCGGGGGCGAGCCCGCACAGCCCGGCCGCAACATCCTCATCCACCCCAACGGCAAACGCGAACCACTCCCCGGCAAGTGCACCATCACCTGTCAGCCAGGCGATACGCTCGAAATCCAAACCCCCGGCGGCGGCGGCTGGGGCACGCCACGCTCCATTTAG
- a CDS encoding hydantoinase/oxoprolinase family protein, protein MQRSTVTNAPVYVGVDTGGTFTDLVLLDVNRRVHTTHKLLSTPDDPARAVLVGIDHLLRKANRPSRHDHPPHVIHGSTVATNALIEEVSSSEFRVSSSASHPNSKLETRNSKPNTAFITTAGFEHTLAIARQHRPDLYALVPHRPKPPIPTDRCLGVPERIAHDGRVLQPLNQTDIDTLIEQLRNLNVTAVAISLLHSYANPQHERRIADALRDAFGRDLHLTVSHELLPEYREYERAATCVVNAVVAPKMVRYLDRLTHELGEANLRIMASHGGTLPPDVIRNAPVRTVLSGPAGGVLGAAAVAKHADVEGIISFDMGGTSTDVALCDPKAVLTSEGEAGDLPVRLPMIDMHTVGAGGGSIAWLDPGGALRVGPQSAGANPGPACYGRQQPDQPLATVTDAHVALGHLPTDISLGEDLAIDRARAEAAVHTIATRANLALHDTAAGILRIAEATMARAVHRISLQRGRDPRRFTLVPFGGAGGLHACRLADAVGITRVLVPQHAGLLSAVGMLGATPTYTFSHALLVTVQPDDANLESHPAVQAAFATLKQQADAAMANENLPDADRLDHRAIDMRYLGQSYEITVPFDHPNPIARFLDEHQRLYGYTAADKPIELVAARWQASGREQPVNIPPLAPRNENSPPPATRDVTVHEGEHQHTWHAIPRDALRANDRLPPRTIITEYSATTLIPPDWHGVVNTLGQLMLKRQDEHHQP, encoded by the coding sequence GTGCAGCGATCAACCGTCACAAACGCCCCAGTGTACGTCGGCGTCGACACCGGCGGCACGTTCACCGACCTCGTGCTGCTCGACGTGAACCGTCGCGTCCACACCACGCACAAACTGCTGTCCACCCCCGACGACCCGGCCCGCGCCGTCCTCGTCGGCATCGATCACCTGCTCCGCAAAGCCAACCGCCCTTCACGCCACGACCACCCCCCGCACGTCATCCACGGCTCCACTGTCGCCACCAATGCACTCATCGAGGAAGTTTCGAGTTCCGAGTTTCGAGTTTCTAGTTCGGCCAGCCACCCCAACTCGAAACTCGAAACTCGGAACTCGAAACCAAACACCGCCTTCATCACCACCGCAGGCTTCGAGCACACCCTCGCCATCGCCCGCCAGCATCGGCCGGACCTCTACGCACTCGTCCCCCATCGTCCCAAACCACCCATCCCCACCGACCGCTGCCTCGGCGTGCCGGAGCGCATCGCGCACGACGGCCGCGTGCTTCAGCCGCTCAACCAGACCGACATCGATACCCTCATCGAGCAACTGCGCAACCTCAACGTCACCGCCGTCGCCATCAGTCTGCTGCACAGCTACGCCAATCCGCAGCACGAGCGCCGCATCGCCGACGCCTTACGCGATGCCTTCGGCCGCGACCTGCACCTGACCGTCTCCCACGAACTGCTGCCGGAGTATCGCGAGTACGAACGCGCCGCCACCTGCGTCGTCAACGCCGTCGTCGCGCCGAAAATGGTGCGCTATCTCGATCGACTCACGCACGAACTCGGCGAAGCCAACCTGCGCATCATGGCATCACACGGCGGAACGCTGCCGCCAGACGTCATCCGCAACGCCCCCGTCCGCACCGTACTCTCCGGACCCGCGGGCGGCGTACTCGGCGCAGCCGCGGTCGCGAAGCACGCCGACGTCGAAGGCATCATCAGCTTCGACATGGGCGGCACGAGCACCGACGTCGCGCTCTGCGATCCCAAAGCCGTGCTCACCAGCGAAGGCGAAGCAGGCGACCTGCCCGTCCGCCTGCCCATGATCGACATGCACACCGTCGGCGCGGGCGGCGGCTCGATCGCCTGGCTCGACCCCGGCGGCGCGCTGCGCGTCGGCCCCCAGTCCGCCGGCGCCAACCCCGGCCCGGCATGCTACGGCCGACAACAACCCGACCAACCCCTCGCCACCGTCACCGACGCACACGTCGCCCTCGGCCACCTGCCAACCGACATCTCGCTCGGCGAAGATCTCGCCATCGACCGCGCCCGCGCCGAGGCCGCCGTCCACACCATCGCCACGCGCGCCAACCTCGCCCTGCACGACACCGCCGCGGGCATCCTCCGCATCGCCGAGGCGACCATGGCCCGAGCCGTGCACCGCATCTCACTCCAGCGCGGCCGCGATCCGCGCCGCTTCACGCTCGTCCCCTTCGGCGGCGCGGGCGGACTGCACGCCTGCCGACTCGCCGACGCCGTCGGCATCACCCGCGTCCTCGTCCCGCAACATGCCGGCCTGCTCAGCGCCGTCGGCATGCTCGGCGCAACGCCCACCTACACCTTCTCCCACGCCCTGCTCGTCACCGTGCAACCCGACGACGCGAACCTCGAATCACACCCCGCCGTGCAGGCCGCCTTCGCCACACTCAAGCAACAGGCCGACGCCGCGATGGCCAACGAAAACCTCCCCGACGCCGACCGCCTCGACCACCGCGCGATCGACATGCGATACCTCGGCCAGTCCTACGAAATCACCGTCCCCTTCGATCACCCCAACCCCATCGCCCGCTTCCTCGACGAGCACCAGCGACTCTACGGCTACACCGCCGCCGACAAACCCATCGAACTCGTCGCCGCCCGCTGGCAAGCCTCCGGCCGCGAGCAACCCGTCAACATTCCACCCCTCGCCCCACGCAACGAAAACAGCCCGCCCCCCGCCACCCGCGACGTCACCGTCCACGAAGGCGAACATCAACACACCTGGCACGCCATCCCGCGCGACGCCCTCCGAGCCAACGACCGCCTCCCGCCGCGCACCATCATCACCGAATACTCCGCCACCACCCTCATCCCGCCCGACTGGCACGGCGTCGTCAATACGCTCGGCCAACTCATGCTCAAGCGACAAGATGAACACCACCAACCATGA
- the gatC gene encoding Asp-tRNA(Asn)/Glu-tRNA(Gln) amidotransferase subunit GatC produces MTEQQVRHVAKLSRLRLSDDQVHQFTEQLADVLDYVAKLNELDVENVEPMAHAMDLLNVLREDAEKQGLSVEEALGNAPDASPPFFKVPKVLGEASGA; encoded by the coding sequence ATCACGGAGCAGCAGGTGCGGCATGTGGCGAAGCTCAGCCGACTTCGGCTTAGCGACGATCAGGTGCACCAGTTCACCGAGCAGTTGGCTGACGTGCTGGACTACGTGGCGAAGCTCAATGAGTTGGACGTGGAGAACGTAGAGCCGATGGCTCACGCGATGGACCTGCTGAACGTGCTGCGTGAAGACGCGGAGAAGCAGGGTCTGTCGGTGGAGGAAGCGCTAGGCAATGCGCCGGACGCGTCGCCGCCGTTCTTCAAAGTGCCCAAAGTGCTCGGCGAAGCGAGCGGAGCGTGA
- the gatA gene encoding Asp-tRNA(Asn)/Glu-tRNA(Gln) amidotransferase subunit GatA — protein MNPTETTLVELRDAIAAKDVSAEQATRAYLDRIESLDGKLHAYHEVFAERAMERARDVDAGKLTGALAGVPVAIKDVLATQRGTTTCSSRMLEGFKAPYRATVVRKLEEAGAIILGKTNMDEFAMGSSCEHCAWGPVTNPWGENRVPGGSSGGAAAAMAADMCAGSIGSDTGGSIRQPASLCGVVGLKPTYGRVSRWGLVAFASSLDQLGPFSHTIADAALLLKVMAGHDPLDSTSANIAVPDDLDDVDIKPEKLRIGLAKQYMSDQNDPAMNEAIEKAKQVYQQLGAEIVEVDLPHTDYGIPVYYIVATAEASSNLARYDGVHYGHRTTQAEDLVDLYSRSRSEGFGDEVKRRIMLGTYALSSGYYDAYYLRALKVRRLIKQDFDSAFEKCDAILCPTTTGPAFKMGEKTDDPLSMYLNDVYTVPASLAGIPGVTLPGGFADAEGQRLPLGIQLLGPAYQEAKLLRIARCYEAQTDHHRARPTTAGAV, from the coding sequence ATGAACCCTACCGAAACCACCCTCGTTGAACTGCGTGATGCGATTGCGGCCAAGGATGTGTCGGCCGAGCAGGCGACGCGCGCTTATCTGGACCGAATCGAATCGCTCGACGGCAAGCTGCATGCGTACCACGAAGTGTTCGCGGAGCGGGCGATGGAGCGCGCACGCGATGTGGATGCGGGCAAGCTCACTGGCGCGCTGGCCGGCGTGCCCGTGGCGATCAAGGATGTGCTGGCGACGCAGCGCGGCACGACGACGTGCTCGTCGCGGATGCTCGAAGGCTTCAAAGCGCCGTACCGCGCGACGGTGGTGCGCAAGCTGGAAGAGGCTGGTGCGATCATCCTCGGCAAGACGAACATGGACGAGTTCGCAATGGGCTCGTCGTGCGAGCATTGCGCGTGGGGGCCGGTGACGAATCCGTGGGGTGAGAATCGCGTGCCCGGCGGCAGCAGCGGCGGGGCGGCGGCGGCGATGGCGGCGGATATGTGTGCCGGCTCGATCGGCTCGGATACGGGGGGCTCGATTCGACAGCCGGCGTCGTTGTGTGGCGTGGTGGGGCTCAAGCCGACGTATGGGCGCGTGTCGCGATGGGGGCTGGTGGCGTTTGCTTCAAGCCTCGACCAGCTTGGCCCGTTCAGTCACACGATCGCGGACGCAGCGCTGCTGCTGAAGGTGATGGCTGGGCATGATCCGCTGGACTCGACGAGCGCGAACATTGCCGTGCCGGACGATCTGGATGATGTCGACATCAAGCCGGAGAAGCTGCGCATCGGCCTGGCGAAGCAATACATGTCCGACCAGAACGACCCGGCGATGAACGAGGCGATCGAAAAAGCGAAGCAGGTTTACCAGCAACTCGGCGCGGAGATTGTTGAAGTCGACTTGCCGCATACCGATTATGGCATCCCGGTGTATTACATCGTCGCGACGGCCGAGGCGTCGAGCAACCTCGCGCGATACGACGGTGTGCACTATGGGCATCGCACGACGCAGGCGGAAGACCTTGTCGATCTCTACTCGCGCAGCCGAAGCGAAGGCTTCGGTGATGAGGTGAAGCGACGCATCATGCTTGGCACGTATGCGCTGTCCAGCGGCTATTACGACGCCTACTACTTGCGTGCGTTGAAGGTCAGGCGGTTGATCAAGCAGGACTTTGACAGCGCGTTTGAGAAATGCGATGCGATCCTCTGTCCGACGACGACCGGGCCTGCGTTCAAGATGGGCGAAAAAACAGATGACCCGTTGTCGATGTATCTCAATGACGTTTACACCGTGCCCGCGAGTCTGGCGGGTATCCCGGGTGTGACGCTGCCTGGCGGCTTTGCGGATGCGGAGGGGCAGCGGCTGCCGCTTGGCATTCAATTGCTGGGGCCAGCGTATCAGGAGGCGAAGTTGCTGCGTATTGCGCGCTGCTACGAGGCGCAGACGGATCATCATCGTGCACGGCCGACGACGGCCGGCGCGGTGTGA